A genome region from Cervus elaphus chromosome 18, mCerEla1.1, whole genome shotgun sequence includes the following:
- the EN2 gene encoding homeobox protein engrailed-2 — MEENDPKPSEAAAAEGQRPPECSPSGGAGSPGEADTGRRRALMLPAVLQAPGNHQHPHRITNFFIDNILRPEFGRRKDAGTCCPGAGGGRGAGAGGEGGLEGGGGAGGAEQLLVSGREPRQNAPGAPGAGGPLPGGGGSDSPGDGEGGSKALSLHSGAKKGGDPGGPLDGALKARGLGGGDLSVSSDSDSSQASANLGAQPMLWPAWVYCTRYSDRPSSGPRSRKPKKKNPNKEDKRPRTAFTAEQLQRLKAEFQTNRYLTEQRRQSLAQELSLNESQIKIWFQNKRAKIKKATGSKNTLAVHLMAQGLYNHSTTAKEGKSDSE, encoded by the exons ATGGAGGAGAATGACCCCAAGCCTAGCgaagcggcggcggcggaggggcAGCGGCCGCCGGAATGCAGCCCCAGCGGCGGCGCCGGCAGCCCTGGCGAGGCGGACACTGGCCGCCGGCGGGCTCTGATGCTGCCTGCGGTCCTGCAGGCCCCCGGCAACCACCAGCACCCACACCGCATCACCAACTTCTTCATCGACAACATCCTGCGGCCCGAGTTCGGCCGGAGAAAGGACGCAGGGACGTGCTGTCCCGGCGCCGGAGGAGGCAGAGGCGCCGGGGCAGGCGGCGAAGGCGGCCTGGAGGGAggcggcggcgcgggcggcgCGGAGCAGCTCCTGGTGTCTGGCCGGGAGCCCCGGCAGAACGCGCCCGGGGCGCCCGGGGCGGGCGGGCCGCTGCCCGGCGGTGGCGGTAGCGACTCTCCGGGTGACGGCGAAGGCGGCTCTAAAGCGCTCTCACTGCACAGCGGCGCCAAGAAAGGAGGAGACCCCGGGGGTCCCCTGGACGGGGCGCTCAAGGCCCGCGGCTTGGGCGGCGGCGACCTGTCGGTGAGCTCAGACTCGGACAGTTCGCAGGCCAGCGCCAACCTGGGCGCGCAGCCCATGCTCTGGCCGGCTTGGGTCTACTGCACGCGCTACTCGGACCGACCTTCTTCAG GTCCCAGGTCTCGCAAACCAAAGAAGAAGAACCCCAACAAAGAGGACAAGCGGCCCCGCACGGCCTTCACGGCAGAGCAGCTGCAGCGGCTCAAGGCCGAGTTCCAGACCAACAGGTACCTTACGGAGCAGCGGCGCCAGAGCCTGGCGCAGGAGCTCAGCCTCAACGAGTCTCAGATCAAGATCTGGTTCCAGAACAAGCGCGCCAAGATCAAGAAGGCCACGGGCAGCAAGAACACGCTGGCCGTGCACCTCATGGCGCAGGGCCTGTACAACCACTCCACCACCGCCAAGGAGGGCAAGTCGGACAGCGAGTAG